From a single Pseudobutyrivibrio xylanivorans genomic region:
- a CDS encoding helicase-related protein → MIPTVSSLSAALESVLRQLESNDYNGSIQAIDNLIDIAKNKKGEIRVAEQKERAEKRLEQLNILRKQEEERRIAEEQARKAAQEAHILEVTSMDLPLDWTNIYDTEPSTQGVFVESISDGYIKCLNNLGRVDIEYIASITGEDYKNIINRLKGSIYQDPDKWEECFFKGWMPADEYLSGNIGEKLKTAKRATEEYHGYFDANVEALTKVLPDSVSADQIYITLGSPWVPTDVISEFVMYLNEGIDYTEYIPIFSRRFDDKDAYSKFCKKYARRNYDSPTESYPLIHDEITGTWQWSGGRPKKWCSHDFVNRFGTDRLNPYDVLIKTLNMQSIAVYDSISSTNSKSGKQRVVNQTETTITLEKQNLLIEEFQKWVWTQPTRKERLEKIYNERYACTKVRHFDGSFLELPGLNPKFELFKYQKDAVARIMFSPNTLLAHDVGAGKTYVMIVAGMELKRIGVSEKNMYVVPNNILGQWKKLFLKLYPHACIKTVEAKDLNSANRKRTLTDIRDKDYDAIIITYSSFEKLTISNAYYMVMLDDEIEKQEQAIQHGSTSKLQNRAKKNKELRSELLFTADDPDEIYFNDLGITSLFVDEAHNFKNVPIDTKIDRVMGINKVGSKKCQDMMDKVHVIQRENNGRGIIFATGTPITNSITDAYIMQRYVQESQLELLGLQNFDSWVGMFAEKNTGFEIDVDTSNYRMATRFAKFHNIPELTNMIAAFADFHSMAGNEDLPDFNGYKDVLIPKTAPFRDYLSRISERAEQVRTGQVPRTEDNMLLITTDGRKAALDMRLVDGKAAFTTDSKVFKCADTVYQIYKRGNQRNTTQLIFCDTSTPKEGFNIYDELKSLLVRMGIPDNEIAFIHDATSEAKRQAIFSQVRAGGIRVLIGSTFKLGLGVNVQNRMEALHHLDVPWRPADMVQREGRILRQGNQNDTIEIYRYITEGSFDAYSWQLLETKQRFITDILGGVIEDREGQDVDDTVLNYAEVKALAVGNPLIKKRIEVNNELMKQRLLNLKFVKDMEKFSSIAMSYPGEIERLDRLRRLAMADEYYFAGFGRKYTEQERQEIRELIQQKVLVEEPLEKSSIIMEYQGFDIIAPAKVSRIHPVVYVQRAGKYRVEISDNRVSALLAIDRCLNTLTKRRMDLEKSVKEKREFYEYACSQVDNENPYSSKLYELERKLDEIDSKLGVDKEK, encoded by the coding sequence ATGATTCCTACGGTTTCATCTCTTTCGGCTGCTTTGGAGAGCGTTTTAAGGCAATTAGAATCTAATGATTATAATGGCTCAATTCAAGCTATAGATAATCTTATTGATATAGCCAAAAACAAAAAAGGAGAAATCCGTGTAGCTGAACAGAAAGAGCGAGCTGAAAAGAGACTTGAGCAATTAAATATTCTAAGAAAACAAGAAGAAGAGAGGCGTATAGCCGAAGAACAGGCAAGGAAAGCTGCTCAAGAAGCACACATTTTGGAAGTAACATCCATGGATCTTCCTTTGGATTGGACAAATATCTATGATACTGAGCCTTCTACACAGGGCGTATTTGTTGAAAGTATTTCTGATGGTTATATCAAGTGTCTCAACAATCTTGGAAGGGTTGATATTGAGTATATAGCGTCTATTACAGGTGAAGATTATAAAAATATTATTAATCGTTTGAAAGGTTCAATATATCAAGATCCTGACAAATGGGAAGAGTGTTTCTTTAAAGGCTGGATGCCTGCTGATGAATACCTTTCTGGAAATATAGGTGAAAAACTAAAAACTGCAAAGCGCGCTACTGAAGAATATCACGGTTATTTTGATGCTAATGTTGAGGCGTTGACAAAGGTATTGCCTGATTCTGTTTCAGCAGATCAAATTTATATTACGTTAGGTTCACCTTGGGTTCCTACGGATGTGATTTCGGAGTTTGTAATGTATTTAAATGAGGGTATTGATTATACGGAATATATACCAATATTCTCTAGAAGATTCGATGATAAAGATGCATATAGTAAATTTTGCAAGAAGTATGCAAGACGTAACTATGATTCTCCAACTGAATCATATCCATTAATTCATGATGAAATTACAGGCACATGGCAATGGTCTGGCGGAAGACCTAAAAAATGGTGTTCTCACGATTTTGTTAATAGATTTGGAACAGATAGACTTAATCCTTATGATGTTTTGATTAAGACTTTAAATATGCAGTCTATAGCAGTTTACGATAGTATCTCTTCCACAAATAGTAAGAGCGGAAAACAGAGGGTAGTTAATCAGACAGAAACAACTATCACATTAGAAAAACAAAATTTATTGATAGAAGAATTTCAGAAATGGGTGTGGACACAACCAACGCGTAAGGAAAGATTGGAAAAGATTTACAACGAACGATATGCATGTACTAAGGTAAGACATTTTGATGGTTCGTTTCTTGAGCTACCTGGTTTAAATCCTAAGTTTGAATTATTTAAATATCAAAAGGATGCTGTGGCTCGTATCATGTTTTCACCTAATACGTTGCTAGCGCATGACGTAGGGGCAGGAAAAACCTATGTAATGATAGTTGCAGGTATGGAACTAAAACGTATTGGAGTTTCAGAGAAGAATATGTATGTTGTTCCGAATAATATCTTAGGGCAGTGGAAGAAGCTCTTTTTAAAACTTTATCCACATGCATGCATAAAAACCGTAGAGGCGAAGGATTTGAATTCCGCCAATAGAAAAAGGACGCTTACTGATATTAGAGATAAAGATTATGATGCCATTATTATTACATACTCGTCTTTTGAAAAGCTGACTATTTCAAATGCTTATTACATGGTGATGCTTGACGATGAGATTGAAAAACAGGAACAGGCAATACAACATGGCTCAACATCTAAACTTCAAAATAGAGCTAAAAAGAATAAAGAATTACGGTCGGAATTGTTGTTCACAGCAGATGACCCAGATGAAATCTATTTTAATGATTTAGGAATAACTTCATTATTTGTAGATGAAGCCCATAATTTTAAAAACGTTCCTATTGATACAAAGATAGATAGGGTAATGGGAATCAACAAGGTTGGCTCAAAGAAGTGTCAGGATATGATGGATAAGGTTCATGTAATCCAGAGGGAAAACAACGGTCGAGGAATAATATTTGCTACTGGCACTCCAATTACAAATTCAATTACTGATGCATATATCATGCAAAGATATGTACAGGAGTCTCAGCTTGAATTACTTGGATTACAAAATTTTGATAGCTGGGTTGGTATGTTTGCGGAGAAGAATACTGGATTTGAAATTGATGTAGATACCAGCAACTATCGTATGGCTACAAGATTTGCAAAGTTCCATAACATACCAGAGCTTACGAATATGATTGCAGCCTTTGCTGATTTTCATAGTATGGCTGGAAATGAAGATTTGCCAGATTTTAATGGTTATAAGGATGTGCTTATTCCAAAAACTGCACCGTTTAGAGACTATCTTAGTAGGATTTCTGAAAGAGCTGAGCAAGTGAGAACAGGGCAGGTTCCTAGAACGGAAGATAATATGCTTCTCATAACAACGGATGGAAGAAAAGCAGCTTTAGATATGAGATTGGTCGATGGAAAAGCAGCCTTTACTACTGATTCCAAAGTATTTAAATGTGCTGATACCGTATATCAGATATATAAACGTGGAAATCAAAGAAATACAACACAGCTTATTTTTTGTGACACCTCTACACCTAAGGAAGGGTTCAATATATACGATGAATTAAAGTCTTTACTAGTAAGGATGGGGATACCTGACAATGAAATAGCGTTTATTCATGATGCTACTTCAGAGGCTAAGCGACAAGCTATATTCTCGCAGGTAAGAGCAGGGGGGATACGTGTTCTTATTGGTTCTACATTTAAACTTGGTCTTGGCGTTAATGTTCAAAACAGGATGGAAGCGTTGCATCATTTAGATGTTCCTTGGAGACCAGCTGATATGGTTCAAAGAGAGGGACGTATTTTAAGACAAGGCAATCAAAACGACACTATAGAAATCTATAGGTATATAACAGAAGGAAGTTTTGATGCTTATTCTTGGCAATTACTTGAAACAAAGCAACGTTTTATTACAGATATCTTAGGTGGTGTTATCGAAGATCGAGAAGGTCAGGATGTTGATGACACGGTCTTAAATTATGCTGAGGTAAAAGCTCTTGCAGTCGGGAATCCTCTTATAAAAAAGAGGATAGAAGTAAATAATGAACTGATGAAGCAGAGACTCTTAAACCTAAAGTTTGTCAAAGATATGGAGAAATTCTCTAGTATAGCTATGTCTTACCCAGGAGAAATAGAAAGACTTGATAGACTTAGAAGGTTAGCTATGGCAGATGAATATTATTTTGCTGGATTTGGAAGAAAGTACACTGAGCAGGAACGACAGGAGATAAGAGAATTGATACAGCAGAAAGTTCTTGTAGAGGAACCTTTAGAAAAGTCTTCAATAATAATGGAGTACCAGGGATTTGATATTATTGCACCTGCTAAAGTTTCAAGGATTCACCCTGTAGTTTACGTTCAAAGAGCGGGTAAGTATAGGGTGGAAATAAGTGATAATCGTGTTTCTGCTCTGCTTGCTATAGATCGTTGTTTGAATACATTGACAAAACGACGTATGGACCTTGAGAAATCCGTAAAGGAAAAAAGAGAATTCTATGAGTATGCTTGTAGTCAGGTAGACAATGAGAATCCATATTCTTCTAAGTTATACGAATTAGAGCGTAAGCTTGATGAAATTGACTCTAAATTAGGAGTAGATAAGGAAAAGTAA
- a CDS encoding ATP-binding protein: MSNTDVKISNIPVKDVGSLVEALSSAYCSMINNGCSMKLMPSVMLWGAPGVGKSQAVRQIAKEIEANTGKRTAVTDVRLLLFNPIDLRGIPTSNADKTLAVWLKPQIFQMDESDDVINLLFLDEISAAPQSVQAAAYQITLDRVVGEHKLPDNCIVIAAGNRITDKSVAFKMPKALANRLLHLEVQVNFDSWKSWAISAGVHPSVVSYLSFRQTALMCFDSSSEELAFATPRSWEMVSNLLNNVNGDAWKISSLIYGLIGMSAGIEFISWCKCYEKLPSMEDVFSGRFYEVPKEPDELYALTSAMTKYASEHKDDVEGLRNSILYANLFPPDFSVMLMKDYMSIEKNFTQTLLRIPEFSRWMQTKGALLNGTF; the protein is encoded by the coding sequence ATGAGTAATACAGATGTAAAAATATCAAATATTCCAGTTAAGGATGTTGGTAGTTTAGTTGAGGCACTTTCGAGTGCATATTGTTCTATGATTAATAATGGATGTTCAATGAAGCTAATGCCTTCAGTAATGCTTTGGGGCGCTCCTGGTGTAGGAAAATCTCAGGCCGTTAGACAGATTGCAAAGGAAATAGAAGCAAACACCGGCAAAAGGACAGCCGTTACTGATGTTAGATTACTTCTTTTTAATCCAATAGACTTAAGAGGTATTCCCACATCAAACGCAGATAAGACTTTGGCTGTATGGCTCAAACCTCAGATATTTCAGATGGATGAGTCTGATGATGTTATTAATCTGTTGTTTTTAGATGAGATTTCAGCAGCACCACAATCTGTGCAGGCTGCAGCTTACCAAATTACTTTGGACAGAGTTGTTGGAGAGCATAAGCTTCCAGATAACTGTATTGTAATTGCGGCTGGAAACAGAATCACTGATAAGTCGGTAGCATTTAAAATGCCAAAGGCTCTTGCAAACAGATTACTTCACTTAGAAGTTCAAGTTAATTTTGATTCATGGAAATCTTGGGCTATCAGTGCAGGTGTTCATCCAAGTGTAGTTAGTTATTTGAGTTTTAGACAAACAGCATTAATGTGTTTTGATTCTTCATCTGAAGAACTTGCCTTTGCTACTCCTAGATCTTGGGAAATGGTTAGTAATCTGCTTAATAACGTTAATGGTGACGCTTGGAAGATAAGTTCTCTTATATATGGATTGATAGGAATGTCTGCGGGAATAGAGTTCATAAGCTGGTGCAAGTGCTACGAAAAGTTACCATCTATGGAAGACGTATTTAGCGGTAGATTTTATGAGGTTCCTAAAGAACCAGATGAGCTTTACGCATTGACATCAGCTATGACAAAGTATGCCAGCGAGCATAAAGATGATGTAGAAGGTTTGAGAAATTCGATTTTATATGCAAATCTTTTCCCACCAGATTTTTCAGTAATGCTTATGAAGGATTATATGTCTATTGAAAAGAACTTTACTCAGACATTACTTAGAATACCTGAGTTTTCAAGATGGATGCAGACAAAGGGAGCACTATTGAATGGAACTTTCTAA
- a CDS encoding DUF2201 family putative metallopeptidase, whose amino-acid sequence MELSNELIRKNTARILKTRMKLLHKNPFYGLLLMYLKINLSEDIETASTDGKRIYLNPDFLNSITDSELEYVLSHELLHIVLKHLERFNKSNELVDQAADIIVNSNILRANNFRDTSISLSQFGGVQIHQAPDGTEGWTHSLEELYLMLLTQQEAADNQDGDEDSEENAEGSSEDETDCESDDGKQEDLEDSDVSQPNSSGNNGGLEDEQFGFGNEQENSQEDSGSGNGSKSKGWDSHDMDTDSSDGSSSEADEWDFRIYQAAKQAKEFEETVKLTGSIPGFVERHVDELQEPTIDWRTVLEEFVQSEINDYSFCPPDRRFDDSPFFLPDFNERDDKVEKILFMIDTSASMSDDEVRRCYSEIKGAIDQFNGKIEGWLGFFDAAIVPPVPFIDEDEFRAIHPEGGGGTAFDIIFDYVNKEMKDEPPLSIVILTDGGAPFPKVECTKGIPTLWIINNEVVDPPWGKVARIPSSNNIYQ is encoded by the coding sequence ATGGAACTTTCTAATGAACTTATTAGGAAAAATACAGCTAGGATTTTAAAAACCAGAATGAAATTGCTCCATAAAAATCCTTTTTATGGTTTGCTACTCATGTACTTGAAAATAAATCTTAGCGAGGATATAGAGACTGCAAGTACCGATGGTAAAAGAATATATTTAAATCCTGATTTTTTGAATTCGATTACTGACAGTGAACTCGAATATGTTTTATCTCATGAATTGCTTCATATAGTTTTGAAGCATTTGGAAAGATTTAATAAATCAAACGAGCTAGTAGATCAGGCAGCAGATATAATCGTTAACTCGAATATTCTTAGAGCGAACAATTTTAGAGATACATCAATTTCTCTATCACAATTTGGTGGGGTGCAGATACATCAAGCTCCAGATGGAACAGAGGGATGGACGCATTCTCTAGAGGAATTATATCTGATGTTGTTAACGCAACAGGAAGCTGCTGATAATCAAGATGGGGATGAAGATTCTGAAGAAAATGCTGAGGGTTCTAGTGAAGATGAGACCGATTGTGAATCAGATGATGGTAAACAGGAAGACTTAGAGGACTCAGATGTTTCTCAGCCAAATAGTAGTGGAAATAATGGTGGCTTAGAAGATGAGCAATTTGGATTTGGGAATGAACAAGAAAATTCTCAAGAAGATAGTGGTTCGGGAAATGGCTCTAAATCAAAAGGCTGGGATTCGCATGATATGGACACTGATAGTTCCGATGGTAGTAGCTCTGAAGCTGATGAGTGGGATTTTAGAATATATCAGGCTGCAAAACAAGCTAAGGAATTTGAGGAGACTGTAAAGCTTACAGGAAGTATACCAGGTTTTGTAGAACGTCATGTTGATGAATTACAGGAACCGACAATAGATTGGCGAACTGTTCTTGAGGAGTTTGTTCAAAGCGAGATTAACGATTATTCTTTTTGTCCTCCAGACAGGAGATTTGACGATAGTCCATTCTTCCTACCAGACTTTAATGAGAGAGATGATAAGGTAGAGAAGATTCTATTTATGATCGATACGTCAGCCTCGATGTCTGATGATGAAGTTCGAAGATGTTATTCAGAAATTAAAGGGGCAATCGACCAGTTTAACGGAAAAATAGAAGGATGGCTGGGATTTTTTGATGCTGCGATTGTTCCACCTGTGCCATTTATTGATGAAGATGAGTTTAGAGCAATTCATCCTGAAGGAGGTGGAGGAACAGCGTTTGATATCATTTTTGATTACGTTAATAAAGAAATGAAAGATGAGCCCCCTTTGAGTATCGTCATTTTGACAGATGGTGGTGCACCATTTCCAAAAGTCGAATGTACCAAAGGAATTCCTACATTATGGATTATTAATAATGAGGTAGTTGATCCGCCGTGGGGAAAAGTAGCAAGAATTCCAAGTAGTAACAATATTTATCAATAG
- the dnaB gene encoding replicative DNA helicase → MDDSLKRSVPHSLAAERAVIGSMIIDDEAINVCSEILTKNDFYQKLYGVLFQTIIDLHNSQQAVDEITIMAAIGEIDLGINIEELIKELIIEVPTSVNAKDYAKVVKEKAILRNIIRVGQTLEKRCYEEWDNVDSILADSEAEIFALNQQHGDTDESSIKQVVLEELTAIEMASKNKGELTGVASGFIDLDSVTQGFQKGDLIIVAARPAMGKTAFVLNIAAHIGIKLKKKVAVFSLEMPKGQLVRRLMAQEGHVDSKKMKSGNLTETDWELLIQAATKVGCSNIVLDDAIGGLTPQKLRRKCRKLASDGDLAVIIIDYLQLMDGDKHADNRQVEVSQISRSLKMIAKELNVPIIALSQLSRNVEDRTDKRPMMSDLRESGAIEQDADIIMFLYRDDYYNHDSEKKNTTELIIGKHRSGELATIELAWLPEYTKFANKDHTNGMYN, encoded by the coding sequence ATGGATGATTCTTTAAAAAGAAGTGTGCCACATTCACTAGCGGCAGAAAGAGCCGTAATAGGCTCAATGATTATAGATGATGAGGCAATAAATGTATGCTCAGAGATATTAACAAAGAATGACTTTTATCAGAAACTATACGGCGTGCTATTCCAAACTATAATTGATTTACATAATTCACAGCAGGCAGTGGATGAGATAACAATAATGGCTGCTATAGGTGAAATAGATTTAGGAATTAATATAGAAGAACTGATTAAAGAATTAATAATTGAGGTTCCTACTTCTGTAAATGCAAAGGATTATGCAAAGGTAGTTAAGGAGAAAGCTATACTAAGAAACATAATCAGAGTTGGGCAAACACTTGAAAAGCGCTGCTATGAGGAATGGGATAATGTGGATAGCATTCTTGCTGATTCAGAAGCCGAGATATTTGCTTTGAACCAACAGCATGGTGATACTGATGAAAGCTCTATAAAGCAGGTAGTATTGGAGGAATTAACTGCTATAGAAATGGCCTCTAAGAATAAAGGCGAGCTTACAGGTGTAGCATCTGGCTTTATTGATTTGGATAGCGTAACTCAAGGTTTCCAAAAGGGCGATTTAATTATTGTTGCTGCAAGACCTGCCATGGGGAAAACAGCGTTTGTACTTAATATAGCAGCTCATATAGGAATTAAATTAAAGAAAAAAGTGGCTGTATTTTCACTTGAAATGCCAAAAGGTCAATTAGTTCGAAGATTGATGGCACAGGAAGGTCATGTTGATTCTAAAAAGATGAAATCAGGAAATCTGACTGAGACTGATTGGGAGTTACTTATTCAAGCTGCAACAAAGGTAGGTTGCTCAAACATTGTTCTTGATGATGCTATTGGCGGTTTGACTCCGCAAAAATTAAGACGTAAATGTAGAAAGCTGGCATCGGATGGTGATTTAGCAGTTATCATAATTGATTATTTGCAGTTGATGGATGGAGATAAACACGCTGATAACAGACAGGTCGAGGTTTCACAAATTTCTAGAAGTCTCAAGATGATAGCTAAAGAGCTCAATGTTCCTATTATCGCTTTATCACAGCTATCTAGAAATGTAGAAGACAGAACTGATAAACGCCCTATGATGTCAGATCTTCGTGAGTCAGGCGCGATTGAACAGGACGCTGATATCATAATGTTCTTATATAGAGATGATTATTACAATCATGACAGCGAAAAGAAAAATACAACAGAGCTTATTATTGGTAAGCATAGAAGTGGTGAGCTTGCGACAATAGAACTTGCATGGCTTCCAGAGTACACAAAGTTTGCCAATAAGGATCATACGAATGGTATGTATAACTAA
- a CDS encoding AAA family ATPase yields MICYDVEYKFPHKIETQKEKKTIFDVSENLAEKLNEALDSINEREDKCTLYNMNASMLRVVMVCNPAKDSVDDYLDKVKKVLCEVLLFKNMKLVYCEEITAGQYINKMKEADKNHCLGSFAFISDKTSDFDYFGDRSFKVNEKIVSKNLLSRKEALRRAREILADKSLIDEIERIYSTSHPDKFYGFPVNYNIDARDEATAMEIVDLMVQMLNSRNRVHGTRVEYITDISSFCYEERNFEQIIKQAEGLTVVINCKAAEDLKGIFANGYSRVIKYIAKIVTKYRNKVLFFFIDDGKGYGFSKSLVNEASKSVDILDIAEGCGDKEQAIKYFTRLANESDYAEFLSDEFIKYLPSDRNIYSNCDVRESFYEWSNNALRNRVYSAYSKCNLVKAEIKKEYDGNSYDRLQKMVGLNDVKKLVDKVIATYEIMSCRDARGLNNYDISRHMVFTGNPGSAKTTVARLLADILAEKSILSSGAFVECGRGDLVGKYVGWTAPLVQQKFREAEGGILFIDEAYSLVDGKSGLYGDEAINALVQEMENHRGDVIVIFAGYPDKMKDFIQRNEGLRSRIAFHIDFPDYTPEELLQIMKLMIEDRSYVSNNSIDSKCLRLFEQAVQINDFGNGRFVRNLLEDAMLNQAQRLIKSKQTEFTDGELKELVADDFDEEIITHIDTNSLNKKIGFCV; encoded by the coding sequence ATGATTTGTTACGATGTCGAATACAAATTTCCTCATAAAATAGAAACTCAAAAGGAAAAAAAGACGATATTTGACGTTAGCGAAAATTTGGCTGAAAAGCTCAATGAAGCATTGGATTCAATAAACGAAAGAGAAGATAAATGTACACTTTATAATATGAACGCTAGTATGTTGCGTGTGGTTATGGTGTGTAATCCAGCAAAGGATAGTGTTGATGATTATTTGGATAAGGTAAAAAAGGTCCTATGTGAGGTATTGTTGTTCAAAAATATGAAGTTAGTATATTGCGAGGAAATAACTGCTGGACAATACATCAATAAAATGAAGGAAGCTGATAAAAACCATTGTCTTGGAAGTTTCGCATTTATAAGTGATAAGACAAGCGACTTTGATTATTTTGGGGACAGAAGTTTTAAAGTTAATGAGAAAATTGTTTCCAAAAATCTATTGTCAAGAAAAGAAGCACTTCGTAGAGCGCGGGAAATTTTGGCCGACAAATCACTTATTGACGAGATAGAAAGAATATATAGTACTAGTCATCCAGATAAATTTTATGGCTTTCCTGTTAATTACAATATTGATGCTAGAGATGAAGCGACAGCGATGGAGATTGTCGATTTAATGGTACAAATGCTAAATAGTAGAAACAGAGTCCATGGAACCAGGGTTGAATATATTACTGATATATCTAGTTTCTGTTATGAGGAACGTAATTTTGAACAGATTATAAAGCAAGCTGAGGGTTTGACAGTTGTAATCAATTGTAAAGCTGCTGAGGATCTTAAAGGGATATTTGCAAATGGCTATTCTCGAGTAATAAAGTATATTGCCAAGATAGTAACTAAGTATCGCAATAAGGTTTTGTTTTTCTTTATTGATGATGGAAAAGGATATGGTTTCTCGAAATCTCTAGTAAATGAAGCAAGTAAGAGTGTTGATATTTTAGACATTGCTGAAGGTTGCGGAGATAAAGAGCAAGCCATTAAATATTTTACCCGTTTGGCAAACGAATCTGATTATGCAGAATTTTTGAGTGACGAATTTATCAAGTATCTTCCATCAGATAGGAATATTTATAGTAACTGTGATGTTAGAGAATCCTTCTATGAGTGGAGTAATAATGCTTTAAGAAACAGAGTTTATAGTGCATATAGCAAGTGTAATCTGGTCAAGGCTGAGATAAAAAAAGAATATGATGGAAATTCATATGATAGACTCCAAAAGATGGTCGGTTTGAATGATGTAAAGAAACTAGTGGATAAAGTTATTGCTACATATGAAATCATGAGTTGTAGGGATGCGAGGGGGCTTAACAATTATGACATTTCTCGGCATATGGTTTTCACAGGAAATCCAGGTAGCGCAAAGACAACAGTAGCAAGACTACTAGCAGATATTTTAGCAGAGAAAAGTATTTTGAGTTCGGGAGCTTTTGTAGAGTGTGGACGTGGTGACCTAGTAGGAAAATATGTTGGATGGACTGCTCCATTAGTTCAACAGAAGTTTAGGGAAGCAGAGGGTGGAATTCTTTTTATAGATGAGGCATATTCCCTTGTTGATGGAAAATCTGGTTTATATGGAGACGAGGCAATTAATGCGTTGGTGCAAGAGATGGAAAACCATAGGGGCGATGTAATTGTTATTTTCGCGGGATATCCAGATAAAATGAAAGATTTTATCCAAAGAAATGAAGGGCTACGTAGTAGAATAGCGTTTCACATAGATTTTCCTGATTATACACCTGAAGAGCTTCTCCAAATAATGAAATTGATGATAGAAGATAGAAGCTATGTTTCAAATAATTCAATAGATTCAAAGTGCCTTAGATTATTTGAGCAAGCAGTACAGATTAATGATTTTGGGAATGGACGATTTGTGAGGAACTTGCTTGAAGATGCAATGCTCAATCAGGCTCAAAGGTTGATTAAATCGAAACAAACTGAGTTTACAGACGGTGAGCTGAAAGAGTTAGTCGCTGATGATTTTGATGAAGAGATAATTACACATATAGATACGAATTCTTTGAATAAGAAGATTGGATTTTGTGTGTAA
- a CDS encoding PcfJ domain-containing protein: MLDFSFTENTWEPERPEIDEYYKLIEVKHTTLNRMETYDVPFFVVVKYEPYIVGYWFIFERDGCMAHKKRYVFHEGYSWDWKLENIFDEFVRDKSSIFICPFLDEIHAKYSQLHDEWHLQRYYKHPVKMLDHIYNCMKRNTVKELLYKAGMDELAVYRGEIEDLNLLATSPSKVFGGINNRILRVLNSEYGAELLSGEPNRRFIKSFIQNNSWIMDSGLNNFQCEYLLRLRQKKNYHQNYKFYIDTLRKLNNVWTRGQYQMRIEYENKLIEKRANYERFGNIDPVFVPYLEEAESNIETLTYRYDSLNYYLFSENENINNRLGKSNLNRTPELEEQYECFIFKYPNSAEEFCKAAAYMKNCLTGYIYPHIYHECDIVFVYRNSDRYPYIAIRIEDDIVVEARYRFNRDLNESDSEMLKLYCQRHNLKEIDEALPFR, encoded by the coding sequence ATGTTAGATTTTAGTTTTACAGAAAATACCTGGGAGCCTGAGCGTCCAGAGATTGATGAGTACTACAAATTAATAGAAGTTAAACATACAACGCTAAATAGGATGGAAACCTATGATGTACCTTTTTTTGTGGTAGTGAAGTATGAGCCATATATAGTAGGGTATTGGTTCATATTTGAACGGGATGGCTGTATGGCCCATAAGAAAAGATATGTGTTTCATGAAGGCTATTCCTGGGATTGGAAGCTAGAAAATATATTTGATGAATTTGTTAGAGATAAATCATCTATATTTATATGTCCATTTTTAGATGAAATACATGCCAAGTATTCACAGCTTCACGATGAATGGCATCTTCAGAGATATTATAAGCATCCAGTAAAGATGTTAGATCACATTTATAATTGTATGAAGCGAAACACGGTAAAGGAACTTCTATACAAGGCAGGTATGGATGAGCTTGCAGTATATAGAGGTGAGATAGAAGACTTGAATTTGTTAGCAACATCACCTAGCAAAGTTTTTGGCGGTATCAATAATAGGATTCTAAGAGTTTTGAATAGTGAGTATGGTGCAGAATTATTATCTGGTGAACCGAATAGAAGATTCATCAAGTCTTTTATTCAAAATAATAGTTGGATTATGGATTCAGGATTGAATAATTTTCAATGCGAATATTTACTACGGTTAAGACAAAAGAAGAATTACCATCAAAACTACAAATTCTATATAGATACTCTTAGGAAACTGAATAATGTATGGACACGAGGGCAATATCAGATGCGCATAGAGTATGAAAATAAGCTGATTGAAAAAAGAGCTAACTACGAAAGATTTGGAAATATTGATCCAGTATTTGTCCCATATCTGGAAGAAGCGGAAAGTAACATTGAGACTCTCACATACAGATATGATTCACTGAATTACTATCTCTTTTCTGAGAATGAGAACATAAATAATAGATTGGGAAAATCGAATCTTAATCGCACCCCTGAATTAGAAGAACAGTATGAATGTTTCATATTTAAATATCCTAATTCTGCTGAGGAATTTTGTAAGGCTGCAGCCTATATGAAGAATTGCCTTACTGGATATATATATCCGCATATATATCATGAATGTGATATTGTCTTTGTTTATAGAAACAGTGACAGATATCCTTATATTGCTATTAGGATTGAAGACGATATTGTCGTTGAAGCTAGATATCGGTTTAACAGAGATCTAAACGAGAGTGATAGCGAGATGCTCAAATTATATTGCCAGCGCCATAATCTAAAAGAAATTGATGAAGCTTTACCTTTTAGATAG